From Trichoderma atroviride chromosome 1, complete sequence, one genomic window encodes:
- a CDS encoding uncharacterized protein (TransMembrane:1 (i78-98o)): MMTPTTTVPAIRVVANSTIRQSARLLFARTYATQTGLGAATTPKPKRRSVTPFNDTGFVPWSELSAAEKAARATQQSYNFGMIIVGLVATSGVFYFLWTDVFSPESKTRQFNRAVDKIKKDHRCLELLGDANKISAHGDETFNKWRRARPITSTERTDGQGNQHLMMHFYVEGPKGNGVVQCHMVIPRGESEYDYKYLFVDVKGHERIYLENADTANARAGKKPVSFFGVKWG; this comes from the exons ATGATGACACCAACAACTACCGTCCCGGCGATTCGAGTCGTCGCCAATTCCACAATCAGACAATCGGCTCGGCTGCTTTTTGCGCGGACTTATGCGACCCAGACTGGCCTTGGGGCTGCCACGACGCCAAAGCCCAAACGAAGGAGCGTCACGCCCTTTAACGATACCGGATTTGTTCCATGGAGTGAATTGTCGGCCGCTGAGAAGGCGGCGAGGGCAACCCAGCAGTCGTACAACTTTGGCATGATTATAGTCGGCCTGGTCGCTACT AGCGGcgttttttatttcctttggACAGACGTCTTCTCTCCCGAGAGTAAGACAAGACAGTTCAACAGAGCTGTCGataaaattaagaaagaTCACAGATGCCTTGAGCTCCTAGGCGATGCGAACAAAATCTCGGCCCACGGAGATGAGACATTCAACAAATGGAGGAGAGCACGGCCCATCAC ATCCACCGAGAGGACGGACGGCCAGGGCAATCAGCATCTCATGATGCATTTCTAT GTCGAGGGCCCCAAAGGGAACGGAGTAGTGCAATGCCACATGGTGATACCTCGTGGTGAAAGCGAATACGATTACAAATACCTATTCGTGGACGTCAAGGGCCACGAAAGGATCTATCTGGAAAATGCAGATACTGCCAACGCGCGGGCAGGGAAGAAGCCAGTAAGCTTCTTCGGAGTCAAATGGGGTTAA